Sequence from the Paenibacillus tundrae genome:
AGACTGTTACCCGGCATGTTAACGATGACAGCAGTTGTTATGATCTGGTTGCTCTGCACCGATCCTTCCCGCTTGGCCGCTCTTCGTGGTGACATTGTCGCAGGGGTATTATACATAAGCAATTGGTGGTATATCTTTCATCATGTATCCTATTTCGAAAGCTTTGGTCCACCGTCCCCATTTGGTCATTTTTGGTCGCTAGCTGTAGAAGAGCAGTTCTACATCGTGTGGCCTTTATTGATGGTCGCGGCAATTGTTTTATTCAAACGTAAGGGATGGCTAGTTGTCTTTATTGTGATCATGGCTGAATTATCAGCAGGTGCAATGGCAATTATGTACAACCCAGATCTGGATCCAAGCAGGGTCTATTACGGAACAGATACCCGTGCATTTGCGTTACTAGCGGGTGCTGCGCTAGCTGTAGTCTGGCCTAGCCGGAAGTTGTCTTCGTCACTCGCAAATGGTAATCGATTGGGCATGGATGCAGCAGGTATAGCTGCTCTATTACTGTTAATCTATATGATGCTGAACTCCAGTGAATACGATTCTTCGTTATATCAGGGGGGCATGGTAATCCAAGCTATTGCAACGACGATATTAGTTGCTGTACTTGCGCATCCTTCGTCGTTCCTGGCACGGATCATTGGTGCTAAACCACTACGTTGGATAGGTGAACGTTCATATGGGTTGTATCTGTGGCATTATCCGGTGATCGTGCTGACGAGCCCAACTGTAGATACGGGTGGTGCACACCCGGTACGAATCATTCTACAGGTGCTGGCAACGGTTGTTCTGGCATCACTATCACTTAAATATATTGAGAACCCCATCCGTTATAATGGATTCCGTAACACGTTATCGAGGATGTGGGGGCGAGGTCATCGGCATGGAGTTTCCCACATGTGGTGGAAACGTTCAGCTCTCGTTCTCTCCATGCTCCTGATGGTTGTAACGGTGTCACAGATGGTGATTGCCTCTGAATCGAATTCAGATTCCCATTCGGAGTCCATGTCAACCACGCTTAACAGCGATCATTCGGTCACGGAAGAGAAGGGACAAGATGTTGTACCTGCAACGGTCGCTCCATCTGACCCAGGTAATAAGCAAGATGAGAAGACCGATAAGCCGGTTGCCGGGTCAGATGATCATTCAGGTAAGAATGACCCACCTGCCAATCCGCCAGATTCCTCCTCTAAGCCCGAGGAGCAAGCAACGGATGGAGGTAAAGAAACACCTACGGAACAGCAAGATAACAGTGGAGAATCGGGAGAGGGTGCGGAAAATTCTACCGATCAGGCTACCCAGTCACCTGAGGAATCTGATCACACATCGGATGAGCCTAAAGGCGATACCAATTCAGCAGCTTCAGACGAGAAAATCCGCTATACAATCATCGGTGATTCAGTCATTCTCGATGCCAAGCCTTATCTGGAACAGACAATGGCAGGCGTGCATGTCGATGGGCATGTTGGTCGTCAGATGTGGCAGGCTGCGGATGTATTAAGTGAATTGAAAAAGAACAATCAGATGGGCAGTAAGGTTATATTGGAACTAGGCACCAACGGGTCATTTAATTCCAAAAATCTAAAATCGGTTCTCGAATTCTTGAAGGACGAGGAACATGTGTATCTGGTTACGGTACGAGTGCCTAGACCTTGGGAACGGACAGTTAACAAAGCATTGAACGAGGCGGCTACGGAGTATAGCAATGTCTCACTTATTGATTGGAATGCTGCGAGCGAAGGCCAGGATGCTTATTTTGAAAAAGATGGCGTACATCTCACGGCTGAAGGCTCAGAAGCTTTTGCTGCGCTCGTGAAAAATAGTATCAAATAAATGGCTGGAATGAGCCGATTCTGCTTCTACTTCATTAAGCACTTATTCAATTTATTTTGTATTAATCACCATTTTCCAACGTTTCAACGAAAATGTTCATGAAACAGCCCTCCTAGTGAGGGCTGTTTTTTTTACCAATCAGATGGGGTTATAAGTTACATTTCAGCTATTCTTAACGCTAAACATCGGATTACGCTACGCTTAGAGAAAAGGAAAAATGTACTTTGAAAATAATTTTACTTAATACTAGTAAAATTTTATTGATTTTTTACTAAAAATAATGATAAATTAGTGATGTTCAATTGTAAACGTTCTCATAAAGTAACTAGGGAGGTTAGTTCATGAAAGATTCTAGATCCAGATCCAAGAAAACGAAAAGAAAGACAATCCCCATCGCCGCATTGTCGGCAGCTCTGATGTTAACCTCATCGCCAAGTCTCATATATGCGGAAACAACAACGGCTGTGCAGGAGGAAACTGTGCAGGGAGAATCTATACAAGAAGAGTCTGTAAAAGAAGAGTCGATACAGGGTGGACAGGAAGCTGTGGTCGATGATCCATCTGTAACTGCACCAATAGAACAAGAGTCTGCTATACCTGTCACTCAGCAGAACACCCAGCTGAGCACTCAGTTAATCTCCAGCACTCCGGAGGGATCACCTGAAGCACAGAAATCTAGATTTTACACAGCAACGTATGTGTCCGATAGCTTGAATCAGAAGGAAATGAGTTATCGGGTATACCTTCCAGAAGGATATTACGATAGCACAAGAACGTATCCTGTTGTCTATTTGCTTCATGGAGAGAATAATACCAGTGAGCAGTTTGAGTCCAGTGGCATTGCAAACAAGCTAGATCAGTGGATGAAGGATGGAACACTTCAGAAAATGATTGTCATTATGCCAGACTCAAGCAAAGGGAGCTATTTCGTCAATCAGACGGAAGGTGATGATCAAGGAAACTGGGAGAATATGATTGTAAATGATCTGGTTCCCGTAGTTGATGGTAAATTCAGAACAATTGATAAACCACAGTACAGAGCAATTACGGGTATTTCCATGGGTGGTTTTGGTGCTTTTGTCGTCGGGCTTGATCATCCAGAGGTATTTGGTTCGATTGGAAGCCATCGAGCTCCGCTGGGCATGACCATTGCTGGAAAGAATCCGATGGAGATGATAAAGAGCAAATCAGAGAATGAGTTGAAAGCGTATTCCATTTATCTGGATGGCGGTGCGGATGACCCTAATACATATGCAGATAACTCCACGAATGCTATTCACGCTCATCTGCGTTCCAAATCCATCTCACATGGCTACCAGATGCGTCCGGGAGATCATACCACCGATCCACTCGTGGATCTGAACCGTTCTTTGGGTGCTTTTAATGCTAAGTTTGCCAAAGGCATTCTAACAGGCAGCTTTACGGCTACGCCTCAAGCATTGGGTACCGATACGAATGAGGTTCGTGTAGCCTACACAACTCAATTGGATCGGACTGCGGCACAGCTGTTCCAGAATAACGGTACAGATCAGGATTTTGAGTTGTCTGTATCGCTGAAGGTAACTAATCCAGCGGGTGAGCTCTTGTACAGTGATACGAATAACGCAGGGGACATGATTACGGGTTCGGCTGAATCTACTTTTGAGGACAGTTTTAATATTCCAGTGGATCAGCTGGGCAGCAGTAAAAGTACAACTGTTTCTCTCGAAGCCTCGTTACTTGGCTCAACGATATCGCTGGGTTCCAAACCCTTAATCCGCGTTACGCCAACAGGTACGTTGCCTGAAGATATTCAGATTGATCTGCTTGGTGATTGGAAATTTAAGAAAGATTCATATCCAGGGCCATCGCTACATGGAGAAGCCGACAATGTGGACACGACGGATTGGGCAACTGTGCAGCCGGGTCTGGACTGGTGGACAGACGGGTTCGGCGGTTATGAGGGGCTGAATAATTATTACGGAGCTGCTTGGTATCAGAAGACATTTTTTGTTCCTGAAGATTTCCCAGATCAGGATCTGACCTTAATGGCTGGCAAAATAGATGATGCTGACATCACCTATATTAATGGGACTAAAGTTGGCGAGACAGGTTTCGAGAACGGCGTGTATAAGTCCTCTTACTGGGCAGCATCACGTGAGTATAAAATCCCGAGTAATCTGCTGAAACGGGGTCAGGTCAATACGATAGCCGTGTACATGCTTAACGATAACGGCGGCGGTGGCTGGTATTCGGGGCCTATAGGCATTTACACGAAGGCGGCGATGCAAAAAATTAAAGACCTACCTTCTGAGGTGCCTAGTGAGAATGAAGTAACGTCAGTGAAGGAGTTTGCGGCTAAGCAGTACCAGGCCATAGATCAGAAAAATCTGACTGCTTACGCAGATACATTGTCGGCTAAATATTTTGAGAAAGGCATTGATAAACTGAAGTTGCTGGAACAACGTCAACAGTGGACTAAAGATTATGCAACAATCAAAACCAAGATCAACAATCCGTATGTGTTCACACTGGATAACCGTTACTTGTATACGGCTGAAGTTGTCGTAACAGGAACCAAAGCAGATGGAACGGAGACGGTACTCCAGCAGGGAACGGTATCCCAATATTATCAGCAGGAGAACGGTAAACTTCGAGAAACAGGTGACCAAAAACTGTTCTTTGTGACGGAGTTTTATTCCGAAAGTGCGAAGCGGACGGTCAAATACAGAGTTTATCTGCCACAGAGTTATTTGACGAATCCAGACAAGCGTTATTCTAGTGTGTATTTACTTCACCAGTTTAACAGTGATAGTGAGTCCTACGAGATTGACAAAATCGATCAGATTTTGAACAAAGAGATCGCTGCAGGACGATCCAAAGATATGATTGTTGTTATGCCTGACTCTTCCGGAATGAGCTGGTGGGTAAATGGTGCAGAGCCTGATGGTGTGAAATGGCAGGACATGGTAGTTAAGGATCTGGTACCGCATGTAGATCAGGAATTCAGAACGATTGATGATGCACGTTACAGAGGAACCTCCGGTGTGTCTATGGGCGGATTCGGTTCCTTCGCGATTGGTTTCCAATACCCGGATCTATTCTCTTCAGCAGCAAGTCATATGGGGGCAATTAACTTTACTCAAGCAGGCCAGAATCCAGTTGAGATTATTAAATCTTATCCTGTTGAAGCGTTGAAACGGTATTCCATTTACTTAGATTCAGGTAATGAGGATGTGTACAAATTTGATGTGCCGGTAACGACGCTTCACAAGTATTTGAAGGATAATCATGTAGAACATTATGCCGAGATTCGTGACGGACTACATGACAGTGCCTTCTATACCAAGTCGATAGACTTGTCGTTCGCTCAGCACAGCAGACATTTTGCTGATGCACATGTTGCAGACGGAGTTTTGGCTGGAAGTCTCAATATCCAGAGTGGAGCTGGCAACAAAACAGTGGCATATCAGGTAACTGCAAAAGAACAGTTAAACGCTTATGTAGATCACATTCCGACTTCACCTTATGTGAAAAATCAGACGCCAGATCTACACATTCCTGTCATTCTTGAACTCGTTAATCAGGCTACAGGAGAGCGAGTTGCAGTACAACAGGATGCACTTAAAGCTCGTACTGGCGGTGTATCGAAGGAGGGTACACTAACTGTTCCTGCTCTTCAAGATGGCAATTACAGCTTAAGACTGAAAGCTTCGGTACTAGATCGCACGTTTACACTTGCTACTGCGAATTACACGGTAGGTGGTTCAACGGGAGGATCTTCCGGTAATACTGGGGGGAGCTCCACAGGAGGTTCTTCATCTGGTACACCAGCTGTCACTCCGGCTCCACCGGTTGCTACACCAGGAGCAAATACGAATACGGACGGTGTTAACGGTGCAACCACGGTAAGCCGTGAAGATGTTGCTGCTGCGCTGGAGAAGCAAACAGAATTATCGATCAAACTCGCAGAGGGAATCTCACTTGTGCTTCCATTTGATGCTTTGAAACAAATCGTGTCAGAGCTGGGTTCTGAATTCAAGTTATTGAATCTGAAATCAATACCTGTTGCAGCCACTGAACAAAATTCGAAGATTGCGTCGGCTGGACAGCGTTTGGGCGGTCAGCTCAAGTCAGCCGGATCGTTCATCAGCTTGGAACTGTCTGCTACGCTTGAAGATGGCACAGTTCGCCAGTTGAATCCTACGTTTGGGCGGCCGGTTCAAATTGAACTTGCAGCAGATGCTGGAACCGATCACCACCTTGTCGGTGTGTATCACTGGAACGAGAAGGGTGAAGTAGCATTTAAGCGCAGTACATGGAATAGCGAGACAGACACAATGGAAGCCCAGATCAATGAATTGGGAACCTATAGTCTGATGACTTTTACGAAGCCATTCAATGACGTTCAGTCCGGTTCATGGTATAACCGTGCTGTCGAAGTGATGGTTGCTCAGCACATCGTTAAAGGAGTTAACGATGCGGATTTTGCACCTCAAAGTCCTGTGACGAGAGCAGAGTTTGCCGCTCTACTTACCCGTATGCTGGGGCTTGAAGAAACAGCAAATGCACCGTTTGCTGATGTGGCTCAGGACAAATGGTACGCTTCCTCCGTTGCGGCTGCATATCAAGCAGGTATTATCAACGGTGTGTCTGATGCGGCTTTTGAACCAAACAGACAGATTACACGAGAGCAGATGGCTGTTATGACTTATAATGCATTGCAAACGCTATACCCAGGCGAGGGTGGAACCAGTCATGATGCGTTGGCTGAATTCACCGATGGAGGAGATATTCATCCTTGGGCTCAGCAGCAACTGTCTACACTTGTACAGCTTGGATTAATCCAGGGTAATGGTAAGTCTATGAAGCCTCAGGGTACTGCAACCCGAGGTGAAGCTGTGCAGGTGTTATTGAACCTAATGGAACATAAGGGTCAGTAATACCCTACGGAACAGCTAATTGATAGATACGTAATAATCTTAAAAGGACAGACAAGTTTTAAACCTTCTGCTCGCGGCCACGCGGGCTGGAGGTCTTTTTTTCATAATAGGGTGTTACTCTGTGCAGGGGATTCTTCAAGGTTCTAGGATGTTATTGTTGGGCATTCAACCAGACATCTGATACACTATTTATCAGGTGAATTAATTGTGATGATCTCACTGAATTCGCAACAGGCTAACGTATTCGGAATTGCAGAATTGTTCATGATGGGGTCATAGCTGGAAGAAAGGAACGTTATGTATTATGGCAACGATTAAGGATATCGCAGGTCAGGCAGGTGTATCTATTGCTACCGTCTCTAGAGTACTGAATTATGACCCAACCCTCTCCGTATCAGACGAGACGCGTAAGCGTATACTCGAAATTGCTCAACAATTAAATTATCGGACGCCAAGGGAGCGTAACGGTAGTGGGGCTGCACATGGGGTACCCAAAGAAACTCGGCGTATTGGACTCATGAACTGGTATACAGATCAGGAGGAGATGTTGGATCCGTATTACCTGGCTATTCGACTTGGCATTGAAAGAGAATGCTTCAAGCATCAGTTCGAACTTATGAAGATGTATAAGCACAGCACTGGAGAGGGCATTGACTGGAATGGGGAAGCCCCTGATGGAATCATTGCCGTTGGAAGGTTTGAGCAGAAGGATATCGATTGCTTTCCGGCTAATCTAGATGCAGTTGTGTTTGTCGATTCATCACCGGATGAAGAGCATTTTGATTCGGTTGTTTTTGATATGCGTCATGCGGTTCGAGGAGCGCTGGATTATTTAAGTAACCTTGGTCATAGCAGAATTGGTTATATTGGAGGACATAATGAGTCCTATGCTAGAACGACGCGTGATGAGAGGGAGCTTGCTTTTGGTGAATGGCTTCAAGAACACAATTTGCATGACTCTGCCTTCGTATATATGGGAACTAATTGGTACCCAGAGGACGGATATCAGCTAATGAAAAGTGCCCTGGAATCGCAGCTATGCCCAACGGCTTTTTTAGTTCAAAATGATTCGATGGCTGTAGGGGCTCTTCGTGCCCTTCATGAAGCAGGCGTCAAGGTGCCTGAAGAGATGTCCATTATTGGCTTCAATGACATTGCGATGTCGGCATTTATGCAGCCACCGTTAACGACCGTAAAGGTACATATGGAGTACATAGGCGAGACCGCCGTAGAACTGATCGCCGAGCGGCTTCTCTCCAAGCGTGATATAGCCAAAAAAGTAGTTCTTCCTACGAAACTTATCATCAGAGGAAGCTGTGCTGAACTTAAAACTCCGTAGCAGGAAAAACAACAACAATTGGTTAAACCTTATTAGATGGTTGATCTCTTGATTAGAATGAATACCACCATAATAAGCCATGAACTCCGAGCTGGAGGGTCATGGCTTATTGTCGTATAACGTTATGATGATTGTATGGGGCGAGCCCTAGTCAGCTCAGTCATATGAGCAATTAGACCATCGTGCTTCCTTAATTAAGGAAGGATGCATAGCGTTGCTGGAAAGATACCTCCATCTCGATCTGCCGTGCAAGCTGCTGTTTCACTTTATCTCCGCGTAATGACTGCAACTGTTGCAGGGGCTTCATCGAAGCGAACTGATCCTGTGCCATACGGGTCAATAGTTCTGCAAGTGTATCCGCATCCTCTAGAGCAGCATTGAGTCCGAATGCACCTGTTGGAGTCATCGTATGGGCAGCGTCACCGATAAGAACGATATTATCTTGCGTCCAAGTCTCGGAATAACTGCTTTCTACAGATAACAATACAAAGTCACTCCATGTTTGGATGTGCGCTTTAACCGAGTCAGCCAAACAAGGGAACGCCGTGACTAGTTTCTGAACAAATGGTGTAAAGGGTAGCTCGCGTAACTTGGAATAAGATCCTTGCGGGATGTTCCAGCCGATCTGAACATAGCCGCCGAATTGAGAGAAGAGAGCCAGCTGTTGCCCATCCATGCTTGCCATGCGTACCGCAGGTTCCCAGCCTACAGGTGCTGGGATGCGAGCCCATAACAGGTCATATCCATGCTTACGAATATCGGGGATCATTCCCGAATGTTTCCGTACAGCGGAGTATCGACCGTCAGCGCCGACAATAATGGAAGCTTCAATGGATGACGGAACACCATTTTGACGGATATTGACGCCAACAGGCTTGCCGGCCTTATCTCGCAATATCCCGGTCATGATTGTATTGAAGAGAATATGCTCCTGGGTGTGCTCTTGCTGTTGTGACTGGGAGACGATAATCTCTAACAAATATCCTGTGGTACATGGATGCCAACGTGCGAGACTTCATCACTTGGGAAAATGGTTTTAATAATTTTGCCGTCTTCCCAATATTGAATCTCCTCCAGCGGAAGTGCACCGCGCTCAGCAATAATGGAGTACAGTCCATGTTTGTTTAATATAGCTTCTCCATCGGTATTCAGCAGCTCTCCGCGGAACGACTTGTGAAGATGAGGCTGTCGTTCAATTAAAGCTGTGGATATGCCTTGTCGATTCAACAGATTCGATAAAAGCGCTCCACCAGGCCCAGCCCCAACGATACAGACATCGACGGTCAGCGTTTGATTTGTTTCATTTGTTTTATTCATATGTTAGAATTCCTTCGCTGTATTATAGGTGACAATTCATATACTTTATAACAATAAATTTATAAAAATAATTAAGTAACTAAAAGTAACTTTGAGCATAAGTAATTATAAACAAACTCCTTAAGATATTGCAATAGGTTGTTTGAGTACCTGTCTCTAAACTTGCCTAAACGTTTGACATTCATCCCATTTGAGCCGGTTGAATGCCAACGCATATTTCACAAACAAAATAGTACAAATATGTTACAATATAAGGTAGGTTATGATCATAGGTAGGAGGGACAGTTATGAGTCCGGATACGGAGCGAAACTCTCAATTGGCAAATATCGATCAATTGTTGGAGGCCTTCTTCAGATATAAAAATAAAGTGTTGGATCAGCAACAGAAGAATGAAACAAACTGCAAACTGAATCCAACCAAAAATCATATATTGGCCATGATATTACGTGAAGAACGTTGCATGGCTGTTGATGTGGCAAGACAGCTCAGCCTATCTTCGGGTGCAACGACAATTGTCCTGAATCAGTTAGAGAGTGAGGGGCTTATTCAACGAGTGCGCAGTGAAGAGGATCGGCGGATTGTCTGGTTATCCCTTACTAGTGAAGGAGAGCAGCTAGCCCGTACATTGATCGCGAATCGTGGCCGTATGACTTGGGAATTGTTGCAGGCACTTACAGAAGAGGAACAACAACAGATGATCGGCATGCTCAAAAAAATTGAGCTGAAGCTGCTGGAGAATATGAAAGCACTTGAGCAAGCGAATCGATAAGGTAATACGTCTCAAGCTAAGGCGTCAGCCTTCAAGAATTTCAGACCTTCGTTAGGTCTAACTCTTGAAGACTGGCGTTTTTTTATTGTAGATCTTAATTTAATTCATTCACTACAGGTTCATAAGTGGTCTTTGAATTTGGAGGAATATGCATTTCATATCGCGCATCCTTCGTAATCAAAAGCGGACTTTTTGAACAACCTCTTATAGGTGGAATCGGCGAATATGCTCTGTAAGGCCTTCAAGCTGCAAGATTTGCTTTTGCTTCTCACCCAGAAGATCAAAATGAGGAAAAGGCTCACGTCGATGAATATAACGAGGATTAAGTCCATGTGCACGGCACCATTCTTCGAGTCTTTCCAAATCTGCACATCCCACTTTGGTCACACTCTTCACGCCAGGGAAACGGGGGTCAATCCAAAAATGAGTGAGATAGGCAATTTCGCCACGGGAGACACGCTCTTTCCAGGCTGTCAGTTCATTCCGCTTAATTCCAAATGCCATAATTACCAAAATCCTTTCCAAACGGGTATTGTCCTGAACGTATTGTAACATCTTATAGTGGTAGTTCAAAAAGTCCGCTTTTGATTACGAAGGAACAGATTCAATCACAATTGTTCAAACGAAGCTATTATAAAATGTCGTGGTTGGGTAAATGTATATGACAACATTTTTATAAGAAGTATTCGTTATATGCTAAAATAAGGCATCAATGTCCTCATGCGGAAAGGGAATGACATCATGGAACTATTTATCGCAGTGCTCGTTTTACTGGTTCTGATCGGTTTATCCAATATCCTGAACCGATTTGTACCTTTTATCCCCGTTCCGCTCATTCAGATTGCGCTTGGTTTTGCTGTAGCGTTGCTACCAGCAGGCGTTCATCTGCCACTGAATCCGGAATTGTTCTTTGTGCTGTTTATTGCTCCATTGTTATACAACGATGGCAAACGAACACCTCGCAATGAATTGTGGAATCTTAGAGCGCCCATTCTGCTTCTTGCTCTAGGGCTTGTATTTGTCACCGTACTGGTGGGCGGATATGCGATTCACTGGCTTATTCCTACCATTCCACTTCCTGCTGCCTTTGCGCTAGCTGCAATTTTGTCCCCGACAGACGCTGTAGCTGTTGGAGCGATGGCAGGACGTGTACATCTTCCCAAAAGCATACATAGGTTACTTGAAGGAGAGGCGTTAATGAACGATGCCTCTGGATTGGTTGCTTTCAAATTTGCAATTGCTGCAACGGTTACAGGTGTTTTTTCACTTGCGGAGGCCTCGGTTAGCTTCTTAATTATTGCCATCGGCGGGCTACTTGCCGGTGCATTATTGTCGTTTCTGCTGATCCGGCTTGGTGTATGGATTCGTCGTCTTGGAATGGAGGATGTCACCATTCATATGCTTCTGCAGATTCTGACGCCATTCGTTATTTATCTCGTGAGTGAAGAGATCGGTGTCTCGGGGATTTTGGCAGTCGTGGCTGGTGGCATCATTCATGCGATTGAGCGTGATCGGACGGAATCCGTGCAACTGAAGATGCAGGTTGTATCGATGAGCACGTGGTCTGTAATTTTGTATATTCTGAATGGTCTGGTGTTTGTCATTCTAGGCGTGCAGATTCCAGATGTGTTAAATACTATTTTTGCCAATGCTTCGTTTAATAATGGACAGGTTCTCGGCTACGTAGGTCTGATTACGTTGTTGTTGTTAGTATTACGTTTTGCGTGGATTTATGTATTCTGGCGTGGGAACAAATGGTTTCGTCCTCAATCTTCGATTGGGAAGCCAAAATTCAAAGCAATGAGTTTGATTTCTCTCTCAGGTGTGAGAGGGGCAGTGACACTAGCAGGTGCATTCTCC
This genomic interval carries:
- a CDS encoding Na+/H+ antiporter — translated: MELFIAVLVLLVLIGLSNILNRFVPFIPVPLIQIALGFAVALLPAGVHLPLNPELFFVLFIAPLLYNDGKRTPRNELWNLRAPILLLALGLVFVTVLVGGYAIHWLIPTIPLPAAFALAAILSPTDAVAVGAMAGRVHLPKSIHRLLEGEALMNDASGLVAFKFAIAATVTGVFSLAEASVSFLIIAIGGLLAGALLSFLLIRLGVWIRRLGMEDVTIHMLLQILTPFVIYLVSEEIGVSGILAVVAGGIIHAIERDRTESVQLKMQVVSMSTWSVILYILNGLVFVILGVQIPDVLNTIFANASFNNGQVLGYVGLITLLLLVLRFAWIYVFWRGNKWFRPQSSIGKPKFKAMSLISLSGVRGAVTLAGAFSIPYVLEDGSPFPERDLIIFLAAGVILLTLIAASALLPVLAKNDEKNTDGEPLRTERKAQDIMLNAAIRAVKSEMNEENKAAALAVVSDLSKYIRQAAGQLTAGKRKDILKQEAALNLIGTRAERKEVQKMLDENVIASDAAFRCNSWLDRKEMMLANRTNTQMMFSISEIGRVIGHLFTERQEAPTPQFMIENAELYQQVKLRTSEAAIKAIRAQMNDANRTVAIAVIAKYERVISKLRSWNQGQKEDPFDQNKMELQMVAIQEQRNTVQQLYENGEINRDVAAKLRRFINDVEATVLKNS